A section of the Ogataea parapolymorpha DL-1 chromosome II, whole genome shotgun sequence genome encodes:
- a CDS encoding Peroxisomal membrane protein PEX8 gives MQPWYNKLGRQGRQLAEQWQTDAEPWGIATPTPLDYLFDELTAPKSSTTPDRILSYLAYYYPKLKNENNVELLTLCFLRCPLFFNDAQLVSFNDNYRVIECFKYIMDKKFQISQPTLPFYRFYNALFGAVAKVAADSRCAWKVVPVVVGCLLSVDSRNDYDRYPEHFQLIATVDAKLVDIAANTLERSMEGPLSKDLLCLNVVALSCVQDKLVDSQLLRILRVRSDILKILTELTFNSPYGLENGRVLSVGNANTPIVVRHLNRISFLFAKLTSIHPKVALLVDDLDLILNRIQTFSESVLSVPNPTETQWSTLRVVLFAQVMMFEGIMARFFQINDHSLNSTVLPTLSRKILTTLFNFNFVVDRIGTGGFESYNFVYASCLSALTSYDIPTAETLIKCWTSSIAFKQVDNSAAERGKLLFDLQFIENVVNLVSDSLKFEFIIPIVQDLIGKAQDQAVLESAHSVMVKYFTSVDTYNEAQLVDYTNNVKHVGAQLIDYLTLSLDQFPVRLSLSQIGIIVETLAKITFPDTAVHECDPELYRELLLLVYNRCLVATSEELPNAQALPKTRHGAFTSLLIRILPLIPFDEYQSWLERTLSLAFRTVGDERTYLLDLLWDSILGTNRHYPQKGYVGIQWWYEHVNESQEKAKL, from the coding sequence ATGCAGCCGTGGTACAATAAATTGGGCCGGCAGGGGCGCCAGCTGGCCGAGCAATGGCAGACTGATGCAGAGCCGTGGGGTATTGCTACTCCGACTCCTCTGGATTATTTGTTTGACGAACTAACTGCTCCCAAATCGTCCACTACCCCAGACAGAATCCTATCATATCTGGCATACTACTATCCAAAACTGAAAAACGAGAACAATGTCGAGCTTTTGacgctctgtttcttgcgATGTCCGCTTTTCTTCAACGATGCCCAGCTGGTGTCGTTCAACGATAATTATCGCGTTATCGAGTGCTTCAAGTACATCATGGACAAAAAGTTCCAGATCAGCCAGCCGACGCTGCCCTTTTACAGGTTCTACAACGCGCTGTTTGGAGCCGTGGCGAAGGTTGCAGCAGATAGCAGGTGCGCTTGGAAAGTGGTCCCCGTGGTTGTTGGATGCTTGCTCTCTGTCGACTCAAGAAACGACTACGACAGGTATCCCGAGCATTTTCAGCTTATTGCGACAGTAGATGCCAAACTCGTGGACATTGCAGCCAATACGTTGGAACGGAGCATGGAAGGACCGCTTTCAAAGGATCTGCTCTGTCTTAATGTTGTTGCGTTGTCCTGTGTCCAggacaagcttgtcgacTCTCAATTGTTGCGAATTTTGCGAGTGAGATCcgacattttgaaaattcTCACAGAGCTCACGTTCAACTCGCCATAcggtctggaaaatggccgTGTTTTATCAGTAGGCAACGCAAACACGCCGATCGTTGTCAGACACCTAAATCGGATCTCGTTTCTGTTCGCCAAGCTCACGTCGATACACCCAAAAGTCGCTTTGTTGGTGGATgatttggatttgattttgaacagGATCCAAACGTTCAGCGAGAGCGTGTTGAGCGTCCCAAATCCGACAGAAACGCAATGGAGTACACTAAGAGTGGTATTGTTTGCACAAGTCATGATGTTTGAAGGAATCATGGCCCGTTTCTTTCAAATCAACGACCATTCTCTCAACAGTACCGTTCTGCCCACCCTGAGCAGGAAAATCCTCACAACGTTGTTCAACTTCAACTTTGTTGTCGACAGGATCGGCACTGGCGGGTTCGAGAGCTACAATTTCGTCTACGCGTCGTGTCTCAGCGCACTCACAAGCTACGACATTCCTACGGCAGAAACACTCATCAAATgctggaccagcagcaTAGCATTCAAGCAAGTCGACAATTCTGCCGCAGAGCGCGGGAAACTACTGTTTGATCTCCAATTTATTGAAAATGTCGTCAATTTAGTCTCCGACAGCCTAAAGTTTGAGTTTATCATCCCCATAGTCCAAGATCTCATAGGTAAGGCTCAAGACCAGGCCGTTTTGGAGAGCGCACATTCAGTCATGGTTAAATACTTCACCAGCGTCGACACCTACAACGAGGCCCAATTGGTGGACTACACGAACAACGTCAAACATGTTGGAGCGCAGCTGATCGATTACCTTACACTTTCCCTAGACCAGTTTCCGGTCCGGCTATCGCTGAGCCAAATCGGCATTATTGTCGAGACACTTGCCAAAATCACGTTTCCGGACACCGCTGTGCACGAGTGCGATCCGGAACTGTACCGAGAGCTGCTATTGCTCGTTTACAACAGATGTCTCGTTGCCACGAGCGAAGAGCTTCCAAATGCTCAAGCTCTGCCAAAAACACGCCACGGAGCATTCACGTCTCTCCTGATCAGAATTCTGCCCCTGATACCGTTTGACGAATACCAATCATGGCTGGAGAGAACCCTCAGTCTTGCGTTCCGCACCGTCGGTGACGAGCGCACATACCTTCTGGACCTGCTCTGGGACAGTATACTGGGCACAAACAGACACTATCCGCAGAAAGGGTACGTTGGCATCCAATGGTGGTACGAACATGTCAACGAGAGTCAGGAAAAAGCAAAATTATAG
- a CDS encoding KRRI-Interacting protein 1, with protein sequence MARKKSAAKRAREDNPEQPGPETVAKEKEVDSKEKSEPVEPVESEIADEDVEDEDESSEEEDQYGDLLTEDVEEGFQKVLQAIKTGDKALFDKNVRFFKDPEEGEVPVTKKEKPMYLKDYHRKVLLDGHAFEDDDGEEREWKEGEKPYAVQQQEDKSKLLSEIQSAFSDEEGDDFLQKKEVQREIKPVKSLPDPQQDGEKFLEAFLEKEAWIPEQEDSRPEMEEDDEEFDEAAEKFENAYNFRFEDPNAAEIISYARSQATMRREKMNSRKKQRLKKKEEQLREEEEKQELLRKKKQKKATQVLDRLKEIKEAVGDQVSEETIARVFGDSLLNDDFDDAEWDSKMAEIFNEAFYEEEGKPEKPEVELSDEEEENETEGEMEEIEQGGEVEKEEEEETKENKSKKSKKKEEKIGKKKERQKLKEVAEKLVSANTPKLLEEVEEERGRSKDKEEIKFRYREVSPESFGLTTREILVADDKDLNELIGLKKFAPYRPKELKLKDKRKYAKKKRLREWRMKVFKSADGLADDEPATKKHKVNRSDN encoded by the coding sequence ATGGCCAGGAAAAAGTCTGCAGCCAAAAGAGCTAGAGAGGACAACCCAGAACAACCGGGGCCTGAGACGGTTgcaaaggaaaaagaggtggACTCAAAAGAAAAGTCCGAGCCAGTTGAGCCAGTTGAGAGCGAGATCGCAGACGAAGAtgtggaggacgaggatgagagctctgaggaagaagaccagTACGGTGATCTTTTGACTGAGGACGTTGAAGAAGGATTTCAGAAAGTGCTGCAAGCAATCAAAACCGGAGACAAGGCTTTGTTCGATAAGAATGtgaggtttttcaaagatccAGAGGAAGGAGAGGTTCCCGTTaccaaaaaagagaagccTATGTATTTGAAGGATTACCACAGAAAAGTTCTTTTAGATGGCCACGCTTTTGAAGACGATGACGGTGAAGAACGCGAGTGGAAGGAGGGCGAGAAGCCGTATGCAGTCCAACAGCAGGAAGACAAGAGCAAGCTGCTTTCCGAGATCCAGTCTGCGTTCAGTGACGAGGAGGGCGACGACTTTTTGcagaaaaaagaggtgCAGCGAGAGATCAAGCCTGTGAAGTCACTTCCAGACCCACAACAGGACGGAGAgaagtttttggaggcatttttggagaaagaagcaTGGATTCCCGAGCAGGAGGATTCGAGACCAGAGATggaagaggacgacgaggagtttgacgaggcgGCTGAGAAGTTCGAAAATGCCTACAATTTCCGTTTTGAGGACCCGAACGCCGCCGAAATCATCTCGTATGCCAGATCGCAGGCCACTATGAGAAGAGAGAAGATGAAcagcagaaagaagcagaggttaaagaaaaaagaggagcAGCTGAgggaggaggaagagaagcAGGAGCTTTTGcgcaagaaaaaacagaagaaagCTACTCAAGTTCTGGACCGTTTgaaggaaatcaaggagGCAGTTGGCGATCAGGTTTCTGAGGAAACAATAGCACGCGTATTTGGCGATAGTTTGTTGAACGATGACTTTGACGATGCTGAATGGGACAGCAAAATGGCGGAGATTTTCAACGAGGCTTTCTATGAAGAAGAGGGCAAGCCAGAGAAGCCTGAAGTGGAgttgagcgacgaggaggaggaaaatGAAACAGAAGGAGAGATGGAGGAAATTGAACAAGGGGGagaggtggaaaaagaagaagaagaggagaCGAAGGAGAACAAATCCAAAaagtcgaagaagaaggaagaaaaaattggcaaaaagaaggaaaggcagaaattgaaggaagTGGCCGAGAAGCTAGTCAGTGCCAACACCCCCAAACTTCTGGAggaagttgaagaagaacgtgGCAGGAGCAAAGATAAAGAGGAAATCAAGTTCAGGTACCGTGAAGTTTCTCCGGAGTCGTTTGGCCTCACGACCAGAGAGATTCTCGTTGCAGATGATAAGGATTTGAATGAGCTTATAGGACTCAAGAAGTTTGCTCCGTACAGACCGAAGGAGCTAAAGCTAAAGGACAAGAGGAAATAcgccaaaaagaagaggctACGTGAATGGCGGATGAAAGTCTTCAAGAGCGCCGACGGACTggccgacgacgagcctGCTACCAAAAAACATAAAGTGAATAGATCGGATAATTAA
- a CDS encoding 40S ribosomal protein S19-A: protein MPGYSVRDVPAQDFINAYAQFLQRQGKLEVPGYVELVKTSAGNELPPQEADKWFYKRAASVARHIYLRKQVGVGALNKLYGGAKNRGARPSKHYDASGSVNRKAVQALEKIGVLEISPKGGRRISDNGQRDLDRIAAQTLESLEDDE, encoded by the coding sequence ATGCCAGGTTACTCTGTCAGAGACGTCCCAGCACAGGACTTTATCAACGCATACGCCCAATTCTTGCAAAGACAAGGTAAGCTCGAGGTTCCAGGCTACGTCGAGTTGGTCAAGACCTCCGCCGGCAACGAGCTCCCACCACAAGAGGCCGACAAATGGTTCTACAAGAGAGCCGCTTCGGTGGCCAGACACATCTACTTGAGAAAGCAAGTCGGTGTTGGTGCTCTGAACAAGCTCTACGGAGGCGCCAAGAACAGAGGTGCCAGACCAAGCAAGCACTACGACGCCTCTGGTTCCGTCAACAGAAAAGCTGTGCAAGCTCTTGAGAAGATTGGTGTTTTGGAGATCTCTCCAAAGGGCGGAAGAAGAATTTCTGACAACGGACAGAGAGACTTGGACCGTATTGCTGCCCAGACTTTGGAATCCCTTGAAGACGACGAATAG
- a CDS encoding 60S ribosomal protein L18-A, giving the protein MGRDHTSKQHIRSGHRKAPKSENVYLKSLVKLYSFLARRTDAPFNKIILKSLYLSKINRPPVSVARIARALRQPGASDKIVVVVGTVTDDSRVLEFPKATVAALRFTAGAKATILKNGGETLTLDQLALRAPTGSNTLTIRGPRNSREAVRHFGFGPHKGKAPRILSKGRKFERARGRRRSRGFKV; this is encoded by the exons ATGGGTAGAGATCACACCTCCAAGCAGCACATCAGATCCGGCCACAGAAAGGCCCCAAAGTCGGAGAACGTTTACCTCAAGTCTTTGGTGAAACTTTACTCCTTCTTGGCTC GCCGTACCGATGCTCCATTCAACAAGATTATTCTTAAGTCTCTGTACCTTTCCAAGATCAACAGACCACCAGTTTCTGTCGCCAGAATCGCCAGAGCTCTGAGACAGCCAGGCGCCTCCGACAAgattgttgttgttgttggaaCTGTCACCGACGACTCCAGAGTGCTTGAGTTCCCAAAGGCCACTGTTGCTGCCTTGAGATTCACTGCTGGCGCCAAGGCCACcatcttgaaaaacggcGGTGAGACCCTCACTCTTGACCAGTTGGCTCTTAGAGCTCCAACCGGTTCCAACACCTTGACCATCAGAGGTCCAAGAAACTCCAGAGAGGCTGTTAGACACTTCGGCTTCGGCCCACACAAGGGTAAGGCTCCAAGAATCCTGTCCAAGGGCAGAAAGTTCGAGAGAGCCAGAGGTAGAAGAAGATCTAGAGGTTTCAAGGTCTAA
- a CDS encoding Prefoldin subunit 3, with product MDRLKTDETNPRGIPQAKFIEKIEDFIDPKTCTDDDVSVFLKELQVRLQQYQFMEENKRNTLNNLNTKIPDIKKTLDMCRFLKSRKEHDEETIDVNYELNDTVYSTAEINVKELDSVSLWLGADIMMEYPIDEAIEMLEKRLQAALDNKAVTVEDLEYLRSNITTMEVNTARVYNWDVQRRKALKAAETTS from the exons ATGGATCGCTTAAA GACCGACGAGACCAATCCGCGCGGGATTCCGCAGGCCAAGTTCAtcgagaagatcgaggacTTTATTGACCCGAAAACCTGcaccgacgacgacgtctCGGTGTTTTTAAAAGAGTTACAGGTCAGACTCCAGCAGTACCAGTTCATGGAGGAGAACAAGCGCAACACGCTCAATAACCTCAATACAAAGATCCCAGACATAAAGAAAACACTAGATATGTGCAGGTTCCTTAAAAGTCGCAAGGAGCACGACGAAGAGACCATTGACGTAAACTACGAGCTCAACGATACCGTCTACTCTACGGCCGAAATCAACgtgaaagagctggattCTGTTTCGCTGTGGCTCGGAGCAGATATCATGATGGAGTATCCTATTGACGAGGCTATTgaaatgctggaaaaacggCTTCAGGCCGCGCTCGATAACAAGGCCGTCACCGTGGAAGACCTGGAGTATTTGCGCTCAAACATCACCACAATGGAGGTCAACACGGCACGGGTGTACAACTGGGACGTGCAGCGGCGCAAGGCCCTGAAGGCGGCGGAGACTACCTCCTGA
- a CDS encoding Suppressor of disruption of TFIIS gives MAARMNGLDEVRRLEKTVGDGGTALSQAEAEILSRNSQSQANLDEDQLDADRLARNLPEVSLRYGVGPVPPDNEKVFFFDIDNCLYKRSTKIHDLMQVYIHRFFKEHLHLNDEDAHALHMKYYKEYGLAIEGLVRLHKIDALEYNKVVDDALPLDKILRPNPKLREMLLRIKRAGKVGRLWLYTNAYKNHGLRVVRLLGIGDLFDGITFCDYAKFPLTCKPMKESFDQALRQAGVIDPKNAYFVDDSGLNVVAAKKYGWGKVIQFVERDEDMQELAAGSQAEREGIIVIRDILELEKVCPELLSR, from the coding sequence ATGGCCGCTCGAATGAACGGATTGGACGAGGTCCGCAGACTGGAAAAGACCGTGGGAGACGGCGGCACGGCGCTGTCGCAGGCGGAGGCCGAGATCCTGAGCCGCAACTCGCAGTCGCAGGCGAACCTGGACGAGGATCAGCTCGACGCCGACCGGCTGGCAAGGAACCTGCCCGAGGTGAGCCTACGCTATGGTGTCGGCCCGGTTCCGCCGGACAACGAAAAGGTGTTTTTCTTCGACATCGACAACTGCCTTTATAAGCGCTCGACCAAGATCCACGATCTGATGCAGGTCTATATCCATcggtttttcaaagagcaTTTGCATTTaaacgacgaggacgcgCACGCGTTGCACATGAAGTACTACAAGGAGTACGGGCTGGCGATTGAGGGGCTGGTGCGACTGCACAAGATCGACGCTTTGGAGTACAAcaaggtggtggacgacgctcttcctctggaCAAGATATTGCGCCCTAACCCCAAGTTGCGCGAAATGCTGCTGCGGATCAAAAGGGCGGGCAAGGTAGGCCGGCTGTGGCTGTACACGAATGCATACAAGAACCATGGACTGCGCGTGGTGCGGCTACTGGGCATTGGAGATCTGTTTGACGGCATTACATTCTGCGACTACGCCAAGTTCCCGCTCACGTGCAAGCCGATGAAGGAGAGTTTCGACCAGGCATTGCGCCAGGCCGGCGTGATCGACCCCAAAAACGCATATTTCGTCGACGACTCGGGCCTGAACGTGGTGGCCGCGAAAAAGTACGGCTGGGGCAAGGTTATTCAATTTGTCGAGcgcgacgaggacatgCAGGAGCTGGCCGCCGGCTCGCAGGCCGAGCGTGAGGGCATTATTGTTATCCGGGACATTTtagagctcgaaaaagtgTGTCCCGAGCTCCTCAGTCGGTGA
- a CDS encoding pH-response regulator protein palI/RIM9, translating to MKFHTHTLAFVLQLVSLAFLILALVSVPISAKLALSRTQHYAFGSFGYCDTSSNKCEYSFADGKYLDLGSGWKMSNESRKTLCKLILATPAAVGLTLVSSILVFWGHFRWAGRSAVFWAFCTLLAVLSFAGATLVCVSVVLLFFPHITWTGWLLVPAAALNLLSLVLIIVALKVGPQSYADDDDDDKLSMFGEKAVSDSTASFLRKPYTGGFTGPTGFPTRSSLDEEPEKLRDFTVAQHESGSQEFGSSVFNEKPAHTPVSETAINSSTPELKLPDISNPYLSSSENTHSRSGLSNRLNVPEKDISSPVASSIYSRDERLKLSSDNLPDNHSGDSNEMNSSAASDFTSVSQREINPKYYKGAPQRAKLPGQYMPAPNGPPLPYSGQYYPQQAPVPMPPPQHQPYYAPSYNPPKPKSRADILFNNNPDFALGGGGPRRMGYKKFGGGPLQGMHPGMIGRDAIPQHMASGSYKNRPRPNFPAASLSKDSPYGRL from the coding sequence ATGAAGTTCCATACACACACGCTGGCCTTTGTGCTCCAGCTTGTCTCGTTGGCGTTTTTGATCCTGGCCCTGGTGTCGGTGCCCATCTCCGCCAAGCTGGCCTTGTCGCGCACGCAGCACTACGCCTTTGGCTCGTTTGGGTACTGCGATACAAGCTCCAACAAGTGCGAGTACTCGTTTGCCGACGGCAAGTATCTGGATCTTGGGTCGGgctggaaaatgagcaACGAATCCAGGAAGACCCTGTGCAAGCTTATTTTAGCCACGCCAGCCGCCGTGGGTCTCACTCTTGTGAGCAGCatccttgttttctgggGCCACTTCCGTTGGGCAGGCCGCTCTGCCGTTTTCTGGGCTTTTTGCACGTTGCTAGCCGTTCTGTCGTTTGCAGGAGCTACTCTTGTTTGTGTTTCTGTGGTGTTGTTATTTTTCCCCCATATCACGTGGACGGGCTGGCTGCTTGTTCCCGCGGCAGCCCTCAACTTGCTGAGCCTCGTGCTGATCATCGTCGCGCTCAAAGTCGGCCCGCAGAGCTAcgcagacgacgatgacgatgatAAGCTGAGTATGTTTGGCGAAAAGGCCGTCAGCGACTCCACCGCGTCGTTCCTGCGAAAACCGTACACCGGTGGGTTTACTGGCCCTACAGGGTTCCCCACACGGTCATCGCTGGATGAGGAGCCGGAAAAGCTACGAGACTTTACTGTCGCGCAACACGAGTCGGGCTCGCAAGagtttggcagcagcgtgTTCAACGAAAAGCCGGCCCACACGCCTGTTTCCGAAACCGCGATTAACTCCAGCACGCCCGAACTTAAGTTGCCCGACATTTCAAACCCGTACCTGTCGAGCTCGGAAAACACCCACTCGCGTTCCGGGCTGAGCAACCGTTTGAACGTGCCTGAGAAGGATATTTCGTCGCCTGTTGCGTCGAGCATCTATTCGCGCGACGAGCGTCTCAAGCTGTCGAGCGATAACTTGCCCGACAATCATTCGGGCGATTCGAACGAGATGAACTCGAGCGCTGCGTCAGACTTCACGAGTGTTTCGCAGCGAGAAATCAACCCCAAATATTATAAAGGGGCGCCCCAAAGAGCCAAGCTGCCCGGCCAGTACATGCCGGCTCCTAACGGACCTCCACTGCCGTACAGCGGACAATACTATCCACAGCAGGCGCCCGTGCCGATGCCGCCTCCGCAGCACCAGCCGTACTATGCTCCATCGTACAACCCGCCAAAGCCCAAGAGCAGAGCGGATATTCTTTTCAACAACAATCCCGACTTTGCCCTTGGGGGCGGTGGACCGCGGCGCATGGGATACAAGAAATTTGGCGGAGGCCCGCTGCAAGGAATGCACCCGGGCATGATTGGACGGGACGCCATTCCGCAACATATGGCATCGGGCAGCTACAAAAACAGGCCGCGGCCCAACTTCCCTGCGGCCTCGTTATCCAAAGACAGTCCCTACGGAAGACTGTAA
- a CDS encoding DNA replication licensing factor mcm6: MTTIASSPLPSSQAFRTQSTNPLSESQPHLPSDSRRQAAEEEMETDEPTASFLRRRRDLSSIPKVTDLTAEKVKEAFEQFLMDFTDEQSADEPEFHGKVYIAQIAAMAHYDLCTIYIDYQHLLTVENGILASAITEQYYRFIPYLINGLRTVIKRFQPALLRRSTKLADDEETGVTERIFQISFYNLPTINRIRELRAENIGMLMSISGTVTRTSEVRPELYKASFTCDVCKTLIENVEQAFKYTEPSSCSNPTCENHASWTLNIAKSTFLDWQKVRIQENANEIPTGSMPRTLDVILRGELVERAKPGDKCRFTGTEVVVPDVTQLGLPGVKPMSVRSRGMGSTTEALNSGITGLKALGARDLTYKIAFFASHVCSLVSKDANGDADDLETAEDTDKQQEMFLNTLTEQEVNELKDMVSDDHIYAKLVSSIAPAVYGHEVVKKGVLLQLLGGVHKKTVDGINLRGDINVCIVGDPSTSKSQFLKYVNSFAPRAVYTSGKASSAAGLTAAVIRDEESGELTIEAGALMLADNGICCIDEFDKMDLVDQVAIHEAMEQQTISITKAGIQATLNARTSILAAANPIGGRYNPKVGLKSNLAMTAPIMSRFDLFFVVLDECNEKVDTQLADHIVNLHMLRDDAIDPPFSKEQLLRYIKYARTFKPKMTKEARDYLVERYKELRSDDSQGLGRSSYRITVRQLESMIRLSEAIARANCTEEITPRFVAEAYDLLRQSIIRVEKDDVEIDEGDDTPVQSEQTPQDTQEREPPESREKHKVAIPYDKYVKMMNLFVRKIGEKETSQESQDDSQPGQGYTAEFLVEWYLHQIEDEIESEDQYWQERKTALKVLKRLVKDKILMSVNTDQGDLEIPEEFVVREGMSRAEIERRTIGLEEWQRKKEAERRANMVYILHPNCAVLDFFDQQEPTE, encoded by the coding sequence ATGACAACTATTGCGTCGTCGCCGCTGCCGTCGTCCCAGGCGTTCCGGACTCAAAGCACCAATCCTCTTAGCGAGTCGCAGCCTCATCTGCCCAGCGACTCGAGAAGACAGgctgccgaggaggaaatGGAGACCGACGAGCCCACAGCCAGTTTTCTtagaagaagaagagattTGAGTTCGATTCCGAAAGTCACTGACCTAACAGCGGAAAAAGTGAAGGAGGCGTTCGAACAGTTCCTGATGGACTTCACCGACGAGCAGAGTGCCGACGAGCCAGAGTTCCACGGCAAAGTGTACATTGCCCAAATCGCCGCCATGGCCCACTACGATCTGTGCACGATATATATCGATTACCAGCACCTGTTGACTGTTGAAAACGGGATTTTGGCGAGCGCCATCACTGAGCAGTACTACCGTTTCATTCCGTACCTGATTAACGGCTTGCGCACGGTGATCAAACGGTTCCAGCCTGCTCTTCTCAGACGGTCGACCAAGCTtgccgacgacgaggaaacgGGCGTCACAGAGCGaattttccagatctcgTTCTACAATTTGCCCACCATCAACAGGATCCGTGAGCTCAGAGCAGAAAACATCGGCATGCTCATGTCCATTTCCGGTACCGTCACCCGGACCAGCGAGGTGAGACCAGAACTGTACAAGGCCTCGTTCACGTGTGATGTGTGCAAAACACTGATTGAAAATGTTGAGCAGGCATTCAAATACACCGAGCCAAGCAGCTGTTCGAACCCAACGTGCGAGAACCACGCGTCCTGGACGCTCAACATTGCCAAATCGACGTTTTTGGACTGGCAAAAAGTCCGCATCCAAGAGAACGCCAACGAGATCCCAACGGGGTCGATGCCAAGAACTTTGGACGTGATCTTGCGCGGAGAACTCGTGGAAAGGGCCAAGCCGGGCGATAAGTGCAGATTCACTGGAACTGAGGTCGTCGTTCCGGACGTGACACAACTGGGTCTTCCTGGCGTGAAGCCCATGTCTGTGCGGTCACGTGGCATGGGGTCTACCACGGAAGCACTCAATTCTGGCATTACTGGGTTGAAGGCTCTTGGAGCTAGAGATCTGACGTACAAAATAGCTTTTTTCGCTTCCCACGTGTGTTCTCTCGTTTCCAAGGACGCCAATGGCGATGCAGACGACCTGGAAACTGCCGAGGACACAGACAAGCAGCAGGAGATGTTCCTGAACACGCTGACAGAACAGGAGgtcaacgagctcaaagacaTGGTTTCGGACGATCATATCTACGCCAAGCTTGTGTCGTCGATTGCACCTGCGGTTTACGGCCACGAAGTGGTGAAGAAAGGTGTTCTTTTGCAGCTTCTTGGCGGTGTGCACAAGAAAACTGTGGACGGTATCAATTTAAGAGGAGACATCAATGTGTGCATTGTTGGCGACCCGTCTACGTCCAAGTCTCAATTCTTGAAGTACGTCAACAGTTTTGCTCCCAGAGCCGTCTACACATCTGGAAAGGCCtcgtctgctgctggtcTGACTGCCGCAGTTATCAGAGACGAGGAAAGCGGAGAATTGACCATTGAGGCGGGAGCATTGATGCTGGCCGATAACGGTATTTGCTGTAttgacgagttcgacaagatgGATCTGGTGGACCAGGTGGCCATCCACGAGGCAATGGAGCAACAGACGATATCCATCACCAAGGCCGGTATCCAGGCCACATTGAATGCCAGGACCTCTAttcttgctgctgccaatcCTATCGGCGGTAGATACAATCCCAAAGTGGGTCTGAAAAGTAACCTGGCCATGACTGCTCCGATCATGTCTAGATTTgatctttttttcgttgttCTGGACGAGTGCAACGAAAAAGTCGACACACAGTTGGCCGACCACATTGTGAACCTCCACATGCTCAGAGACGACGCCATTGATCCGCCATTCTccaaagagcagctgctcagaTACATCAAGTATGCGCGCACGTTCAAGCCCAAGATGACCAAGGAGGCCAGAGACTATCTTGTCGAGAGATACAAGGAGTTGCGCAGCGATGATTCGCAAGGACTGGGCCGCAGCAGCTACAGAATCACCGTGAGACAGCTCGAGAGTATGATCCGGCTGTCTGAGGCCATTGCCAGAGCCAATTGTACCGAGGAAATCACGCCACGGTTCGTAGCCGAGGCCTACGATCTGCTGAGACAGTCCATTATCCGCGTGGAGAAGGACGATGTCGAGATCGATGAGGGAGACGACACTCCGGTGCAATCAGAACAAACTCCGCAGGACACCCAAGAACGCGAGCCGCCAGAGTCGCGCGAAAAACACAAGGTGGCCATTCCGTACGACAAATACGTCAAGATGATGAACCTGTTTGTGCGGAAGATCGGCGAAAAGGAGACGAGCCAAGAGTCGCAGGACGATTCCCAGCCCGGCCAGGGGTACACTGCCGAGTTTTTGGTCGAATGGTATTTGCACCAGATCGAAGACGAGATCGAAAGCGAGGACCAGTATTGGCAGGAACGCAAGACGGCTCTGAAGGTGCTGAAGCGGCTTGTTAAGGACAAAATTTTGATGAGCGTGAATACTGACCAGGGCGACCTGGAGATCCCAGAGGAGTTTGTGGTCCGCGAAGGAATGTCCAGGGCCGAGATCGAACGACGCACCATTGGATTGGAGGAGTGGCAGCGCAAGAAAGAAGCCGAAAGAAGAGCCAACATGGTTTACATTCTACATCCAAACTGCGCTGTGCTGGATTTCTTCGACCAACAGGAACCAACTGAGTAA